One Fibrobacterota bacterium DNA window includes the following coding sequences:
- a CDS encoding SDR family oxidoreductase → MKRVEGKHIVVTGASKGLGRTLALEFAREGAAALILTARNADRLYQVKEEIRILAPGTRVLAAPADLRHSKAVERFAATALAELQGRVDVLVNNASALGPSPMPYLLDYPLEEFRRVLDTNLIAPFLLTRKLLPGMLEHGGSLINVTSDAGVNGYPGWGAYGISKFGLEGLSQTWAAELDGSGIRVNWVDPGDMNTDMHRAADPQGDPSQWADPADVAEVFLWLASDASRGTTGRRFQAQEDWRAQASGDPAELATEEG, encoded by the coding sequence ATGAAACGCGTGGAAGGCAAGCATATCGTGGTGACGGGCGCCTCCAAGGGCCTGGGGAGGACCTTGGCGTTGGAATTCGCCCGCGAAGGGGCGGCGGCTCTGATCCTTACGGCCCGCAACGCCGATCGATTGTACCAGGTGAAAGAAGAAATCCGCATCCTGGCGCCGGGAACGCGGGTGCTGGCGGCGCCGGCGGACTTGCGGCATTCCAAAGCCGTGGAACGTTTCGCGGCCACCGCCCTGGCGGAGTTGCAGGGCCGCGTGGACGTGCTGGTGAACAATGCGTCCGCGCTCGGCCCATCGCCCATGCCTTACTTGTTGGATTATCCGCTGGAGGAATTCCGGCGCGTGTTGGACACCAACCTGATCGCCCCGTTCTTGCTCACCCGCAAATTGCTTCCGGGCATGCTGGAACACGGGGGTTCGCTCATCAATGTGACCAGCGATGCTGGTGTAAACGGTTATCCGGGATGGGGAGCGTACGGCATCTCGAAGTTCGGATTGGAAGGTTTGTCCCAGACCTGGGCGGCCGAGTTGGATGGATCCGGCATCCGCGTGAATTGGGTGGACCCCGGGGATATGAATACGGACATGCACCGCGCGGCCGACCCTCAAGGCGATCCCTCCCAATGGGCCGATCCCGCGGACGTGGCCGAGGTTTTCCTCTGGTTGGCGTCCGATGCTTCCCGCGGAACGACGGGCCGGCGTTTCCAGGCCCAGGAAGATTGGCGGGCGCAAGCCTCCGGGGATCCCGCCGAACTGGCGACGGAAGAGGGTTGA
- a CDS encoding S-adenosylmethionine:tRNA ribosyltransferase-isomerase, with amino-acid sequence MVAAAPFRFELPDALLAREPPEKRGLERDQVRLLAADRQTGALKHTRFDRIGDLLRPGDCLVFNASRTLPAALRAVITAGPYAGRTVQLRLARGNEDGTWSALPLTPEDEPWLGEPGGARLEFRSAEVRPQGNPGSRFSAEVVGRDPLVERLWRLRFSLHGAAWVECLSRLGSPVRYWYSSAPWDLDFYQTVYAREPGSMEMPSAGRAFSWKLLLDLRRRGIGTAFLVLHAGLSSYLDEKFDAGHPASVEPYRLEAEAAARINAAKETGGRIVAVGTTVVRALETMAGADGRVSAGEGRTCLRITPSHRLKAVDGLLTGFHEPQASHLDLLSAFLPPDKLKSVYDAALEAGYLWHEFGDANLIL; translated from the coding sequence ATGGTCGCCGCTGCGCCCTTCCGTTTCGAATTGCCCGATGCCTTATTGGCCCGGGAACCCCCGGAAAAGCGGGGGCTGGAGCGAGATCAAGTGCGGCTGCTCGCGGCCGATCGGCAGACCGGGGCGCTGAAGCATACCCGTTTCGATCGCATCGGCGATCTGCTGAGGCCGGGGGATTGCCTGGTGTTCAACGCCAGCCGCACCTTGCCGGCGGCATTGCGGGCCGTTATAACCGCGGGCCCTTATGCCGGCCGTACCGTGCAACTGCGCTTGGCCCGGGGTAACGAGGATGGTACCTGGTCGGCACTGCCCTTGACCCCGGAGGATGAGCCTTGGTTGGGCGAACCGGGCGGGGCCCGCCTGGAGTTCCGATCCGCCGAGGTTAGGCCGCAGGGGAACCCGGGATCGCGCTTCAGCGCCGAAGTGGTCGGCCGCGATCCCCTGGTGGAACGGCTATGGCGGTTGCGCTTTTCCCTCCATGGGGCGGCATGGGTGGAATGCCTGTCGCGCCTGGGGAGTCCCGTGCGCTACTGGTATTCTTCCGCGCCTTGGGATCTGGATTTCTACCAGACGGTATATGCCCGGGAACCAGGCTCGATGGAAATGCCCTCGGCGGGCCGCGCTTTCTCTTGGAAGCTGTTGCTGGACCTCCGCAGGCGCGGAATCGGCACGGCTTTCCTGGTGCTGCATGCCGGGCTTTCCTCCTACCTGGACGAAAAATTCGACGCCGGCCATCCGGCTTCGGTCGAGCCCTATCGGCTGGAGGCCGAAGCGGCCGCCCGCATCAACGCGGCCAAGGAAACCGGCGGTCGTATCGTGGCGGTGGGAACCACGGTGGTGCGGGCGCTGGAGACGATGGCCGGGGCCGATGGGCGCGTAAGCGCCGGCGAGGGCCGGACCTGCTTGCGGATCACTCCCTCGCATCGCCTGAAAGCGGTGGACGGCTTGTTGACCGGTTTCCATGAACCCCAGGCGAGCCATCTGGATTTGCTCTCGGCCTTCCTGCCCCCGGATAAGCTGAAAAGCGTTTACGATGCCGCGCTGGAAGCGGGTTACCTCTGGCACGAATTCGGGGACGCGAACCTGATCCTTTAG